A part of Rhodoligotrophos appendicifer genomic DNA contains:
- a CDS encoding UDP-N-acetylmuramoylalanyl-D-glutamyl-2,6-diaminopimelate--D-alanyl-D-alanine ligase, whose amino-acid sequence MTEPLWTLEELLSAAGGRLEGEAPESFGGVSIDSRTLQPGDIFVAIRGDVHDGHEFVARALRAGAGIALVSRANAAMRSAGALLVVDDPLRALERMGVAARARSAAMIIAVTGSVGKTGTKEALRLCLGASGETHASAASYNNHWGVPLSLARLPVSARFAVFEIGMNHPGEITPLVASVRPHIAIVTTVAPVHLGFFDSIEAIADAKAEIFTGLEPAGIAVLNRDNAHFERLKLAAERAGAARIVTFGEHREAEARLEHVAVKETCSAVSATILGDPVTYKIGAPGRHIAMNSLAVLATVKLAGADLALGALQLRELQPPKGRGARFRLRAESGELTVIDESYNANPVSMRAALALLGHASLGPNGRRIAVIGDMLELGERSAHYHGELAGPIDAAGVDSVYACGAQMQVLWDALRDDQRGAYATSSEELAEQLVDGVRAGDVVMVKGSLGSRMAVLIEALRRNFIEVEANAA is encoded by the coding sequence ATGACTGAGCCCTTATGGACCCTGGAGGAGTTGCTCAGCGCCGCCGGCGGTCGCCTCGAAGGCGAGGCGCCTGAGAGCTTTGGCGGCGTCTCCATCGACAGCCGAACTTTGCAGCCTGGTGACATCTTCGTGGCGATCCGGGGTGATGTCCATGATGGCCATGAGTTCGTGGCGCGGGCGTTGCGGGCGGGTGCCGGGATCGCCCTCGTGTCGCGCGCCAATGCGGCGATGCGTTCCGCCGGTGCTCTGCTGGTGGTGGATGACCCTTTGCGTGCCCTGGAACGCATGGGAGTAGCCGCCCGGGCGCGCAGCGCGGCAATGATCATCGCGGTCACTGGCAGTGTCGGCAAGACCGGGACGAAGGAGGCCTTGCGCCTCTGTCTCGGCGCCTCCGGCGAGACCCACGCCTCTGCGGCCTCTTACAACAATCATTGGGGCGTGCCCCTGTCGCTGGCGCGCCTGCCCGTCTCTGCGCGGTTTGCAGTCTTCGAGATCGGCATGAACCATCCCGGCGAGATCACACCGCTGGTGGCCTCTGTGAGACCGCATATCGCCATCGTGACCACCGTGGCGCCGGTTCATCTTGGGTTTTTCGACAGTATCGAAGCGATTGCCGATGCCAAGGCCGAGATCTTCACCGGCCTCGAGCCCGCCGGGATCGCGGTCCTCAACCGCGATAACGCCCATTTCGAGCGCCTGAAATTGGCCGCCGAGCGGGCTGGTGCCGCCCGCATCGTCACCTTCGGGGAGCATCGCGAGGCGGAGGCCCGCCTTGAGCATGTGGCGGTGAAGGAGACCTGCTCCGCCGTATCGGCGACCATCCTCGGTGATCCCGTCACTTATAAGATCGGAGCGCCCGGCCGGCATATCGCCATGAACAGTCTGGCGGTCCTGGCGACGGTCAAGCTCGCGGGTGCCGATCTGGCGCTCGGAGCGCTCCAGCTGCGCGAATTGCAGCCGCCCAAGGGTCGCGGCGCGCGGTTCCGTCTGCGGGCCGAGAGCGGTGAGCTGACCGTGATCGACGAGAGCTACAATGCCAATCCGGTGTCGATGCGCGCCGCCCTGGCGCTTCTCGGCCATGCTTCTCTCGGCCCGAACGGGCGCCGCATTGCAGTCATCGGTGACATGCTGGAGCTGGGCGAGCGCTCTGCCCATTATCACGGCGAACTTGCCGGGCCCATCGATGCAGCGGGCGTCGATTCCGTCTATGCTTGCGGCGCGCAGATGCAGGTGTTGTGGGACGCGCTTCGCGATGATCAGCGCGGCGCCTATGCAACATCCTCCGAAGAACTGGCCGAGCAGCTTGTCGATGGGGTGCGGGCAGGCGACGTGGTCATGGTAAAGGGCTCCCTTGGCAGCCGCATGGCGGTCTTGATCGAAGCCTTGCGTCGGAATTTTATCGAAGTCGAGGCGAACGCCGCTTAG
- the mraY gene encoding phospho-N-acetylmuramoyl-pentapeptide-transferase, with protein sequence MLYYLLAELGGQFPGLNVFRYITFRTGGAIMTALAFVFLFGPSLISLLRVKQGKGQPIRLDGPQRHILEKQGTPTMGGLMILSGILVATLLWGDLTNAYVWIVLLVTLGYGAIGLYDDYLKVTKTSAKGFSGKLRFGLECLIAAAASYAIIKVGEQPMSSSLTFPFFKDVVLHLGWFFIFISVFVIAGCGNAVNLTDGLDGLAIVPVMVAAASFGLIAYLVGNAVFADYLQIHFVRGTGELAVLCGAILGAGLGFLWFNAPPAMIFMGDTGSLSLGGALGTIAVAAKHEVVLAIIGGLFVLETVSVVVQVLSFKLTGKRVFAMAPLHHHFEQKGWKEPTVVIRFWIISVLLALIGLATLKLR encoded by the coding sequence ATGCTTTATTATCTGCTGGCGGAACTCGGGGGACAGTTCCCTGGTCTGAATGTGTTCCGTTACATCACCTTCCGCACCGGCGGGGCGATCATGACGGCACTTGCCTTCGTGTTCCTGTTCGGGCCGAGCCTGATCTCGCTTCTGCGGGTGAAGCAGGGCAAGGGCCAGCCGATCCGGCTGGACGGACCGCAGCGGCACATTCTGGAAAAGCAGGGCACGCCCACCATGGGCGGCCTGATGATCCTCTCCGGCATTCTCGTGGCGACCCTCCTCTGGGGCGATCTGACCAACGCCTATGTCTGGATCGTGCTGCTGGTGACGCTCGGCTATGGCGCGATTGGACTTTACGACGACTATCTGAAAGTCACCAAGACCTCCGCCAAGGGCTTTTCCGGCAAGCTGCGGTTTGGTCTTGAATGCCTGATCGCCGCCGCTGCCTCCTATGCCATCATCAAGGTCGGCGAGCAGCCGATGTCGAGTTCGTTGACCTTTCCGTTCTTCAAGGACGTCGTGCTGCATCTCGGCTGGTTTTTCATTTTCATCAGCGTCTTCGTGATTGCCGGATGTGGGAATGCCGTCAATCTCACGGATGGCCTCGACGGTTTGGCCATTGTTCCGGTCATGGTGGCGGCAGCGAGCTTCGGCTTGATTGCCTATCTCGTCGGCAATGCGGTCTTTGCCGACTATCTGCAGATCCACTTCGTCCGCGGCACGGGTGAGCTTGCCGTCCTCTGCGGGGCGATCCTCGGTGCCGGCCTGGGTTTCCTATGGTTCAACGCCCCGCCGGCCATGATCTTCATGGGCGACACCGGTTCACTCTCCTTGGGGGGTGCATTGGGCACCATCGCGGTGGCGGCCAAGCATGAGGTCGTGCTCGCCATCATCGGCGGTCTGTTCGTCCTCGAGACGGTCTCGGTCGTCGTCCAGGTCCTTTCGTTCAAGCTGACGGGAAAGCGCGTCTTTGCCATGGCTCCGTTGCATCATCATTTCGAGCAGAAAGGTTGGAAGGAGCCGACCGTCGTCATCCGGTTCTGGATCATCTCCGTCCTGCTGGCCTTGATCGGGCTTGCCACCCTCAAGCTGCGGTGA
- the murD gene encoding UDP-N-acetylmuramoyl-L-alanine--D-glutamate ligase — translation MIPATTFAGQSVAVFGLGGSGRSVVHALTAGGAHVAAWDDGAASRERALAEGLPLADLASADFAKFSALVLSPGVPLTHPEPHWTVVKAKAAGIEIIGDIEIFFRELRASGALAPVIAITGTNGKSTTTALCGHLLRAAGRDANVGGNIGTAVLDLAPPAPGRHYVLELSSYQIDLTPGLHADAAILLNVTPDHLDRHGDMTGYAAVKEKIFANQTEADTAVICIDDDYTRAIAARAGAHAKLAPVTIGREIDDGICVIDGQLQERAGGATLAAVSLVGIRSLRGAHNWENAAAAYGAMRALGLTAEEIADGFKSFPGLKHRMQEIAQIGAVRFVNDSKGTNADAAARALGAFDTIYWIAGGRAKSGGIDSLKEFFPRIMRAYLIGEAAEAFAATLGTEVDSIICRTLDQAVRMAAADARAEGRPDAVVLLSPACASFDQYPNFEVRGDHFHDLVQALDGVTMVKGEAA, via the coding sequence ATGATCCCCGCCACCACATTCGCGGGACAATCCGTCGCCGTCTTCGGCCTGGGCGGCAGCGGCCGCTCCGTCGTTCACGCTTTGACGGCAGGTGGCGCCCACGTCGCGGCCTGGGACGACGGTGCAGCCTCCCGGGAGAGGGCGCTGGCCGAGGGTCTGCCCTTGGCGGATCTTGCATCGGCGGATTTTGCGAAATTCTCCGCCCTCGTGCTGAGCCCGGGCGTGCCCCTGACCCATCCCGAGCCGCATTGGACCGTCGTGAAGGCGAAGGCTGCCGGGATCGAGATCATCGGTGACATCGAGATCTTCTTCCGCGAGTTGCGAGCCTCGGGCGCGCTGGCGCCGGTTATCGCCATCACGGGCACGAACGGCAAGTCCACGACGACGGCGCTCTGCGGTCATCTGCTGCGCGCCGCCGGCCGCGATGCGAATGTCGGCGGCAATATCGGCACCGCCGTCCTCGACCTCGCTCCTCCCGCGCCGGGCCGCCACTATGTCCTGGAACTCTCCTCCTATCAGATCGACCTCACGCCGGGCCTCCATGCCGACGCGGCGATCCTGCTCAATGTGACGCCGGATCATCTCGACCGCCACGGCGACATGACTGGCTATGCTGCGGTCAAGGAGAAGATCTTTGCCAATCAGACCGAGGCCGACACCGCGGTGATTTGCATTGATGATGACTATACCCGGGCGATTGCAGCGCGGGCCGGTGCCCATGCCAAGCTGGCGCCGGTGACCATCGGCCGGGAGATCGACGACGGCATCTGCGTGATCGACGGTCAGTTGCAGGAGCGCGCCGGCGGCGCGACTCTGGCCGCGGTGAGCCTCGTCGGCATCCGATCGCTGCGTGGTGCGCATAATTGGGAGAACGCCGCGGCCGCCTATGGCGCCATGCGTGCTCTGGGGCTGACGGCGGAAGAGATCGCCGACGGGTTCAAGTCCTTCCCAGGCCTGAAGCACCGCATGCAGGAGATTGCCCAGATCGGGGCGGTGCGCTTCGTCAATGACAGCAAGGGCACCAATGCCGACGCCGCGGCTCGCGCCCTCGGCGCCTTCGACACGATCTATTGGATCGCTGGTGGCCGTGCCAAGTCGGGGGGCATCGATAGCCTTAAGGAATTCTTTCCACGAATCATGCGGGCCTATCTCATCGGCGAGGCGGCGGAGGCTTTCGCTGCGACACTGGGGACCGAAGTGGACAGCATCATCTGTAGAACGCTCGATCAAGCGGTGCGGATGGCCGCAGCGGATGCGCGCGCTGAAGGCCGTCCTGACGCTGTGGTCCTGTTGTCGCCGGCCTGTGCATCGTTCGACCAGTATCCGAATTTCGAGGTGCGCGGGGATCATTTCCACGACCTCGTGCAAGCGTTGGATGGCGTAACCATGGTCAAGGGGGAAGCGGCATGA
- the ftsW gene encoding putative lipid II flippase FtsW, whose translation MSLISRADRGLVANWWFTVDRLLLTALLMLMVIGAMLSMAASPPVAQRLDVDAFYFFRRHVIFLVPAIILLIGASFMTPQWARRVALVMFIGGLAMMALTLVIGPEVKGARRWLEIGPFSIQPSEFVKPAFVILSAWFLSESARKRSALGYLLATGMLATVAGLLVLQPDYGQTILITAVWGVMLFLTGLSWFWIAGIGVLAGAGGVFAYMTGDHFASRIDRFMNRDAGDTFQVDRAVDAFAHGGLYGVGPGSGTVKGIIPDAHSDFVFSVAGEEFGFIVCLGILLLFAFIVVRGLKHSLHAQDPFCTLATAGLVSIFGFQSFINMGVNVSLLPAKGMTLPLVSYGGSSLLAMGLGMGLMVALARRTPMGHMPNQGSVPVGMTALGRT comes from the coding sequence ATGAGCCTCATCAGTCGGGCCGATCGCGGCTTGGTGGCGAATTGGTGGTTCACGGTCGACCGTCTTCTCCTGACGGCGCTGCTGATGCTCATGGTCATCGGCGCCATGCTGTCCATGGCCGCAAGCCCTCCCGTCGCCCAGCGCCTTGACGTGGACGCCTTCTACTTCTTCCGCCGCCATGTCATCTTTCTGGTGCCGGCGATCATTCTTCTGATCGGCGCCTCCTTCATGACGCCGCAATGGGCCCGCCGCGTGGCGCTCGTCATGTTCATCGGCGGTCTCGCCATGATGGCGCTGACGCTGGTGATTGGACCGGAGGTGAAAGGTGCCCGTCGTTGGCTGGAAATCGGTCCCTTCTCCATACAGCCCTCCGAATTCGTCAAGCCGGCCTTCGTCATTCTGTCCGCCTGGTTCTTGTCCGAGAGCGCGCGCAAACGTTCAGCCCTGGGCTATCTTCTGGCGACCGGAATGCTCGCCACCGTCGCCGGCCTCCTTGTCCTCCAGCCGGACTATGGCCAGACGATCCTGATCACCGCGGTCTGGGGTGTCATGCTGTTTCTGACGGGCCTGTCCTGGTTTTGGATCGCCGGCATCGGTGTCTTGGCCGGAGCCGGCGGCGTTTTCGCCTATATGACCGGGGACCATTTCGCCTCGCGCATCGATCGCTTCATGAACCGGGACGCGGGCGACACTTTCCAGGTCGATCGCGCGGTGGACGCCTTCGCCCATGGCGGTCTGTACGGGGTTGGCCCCGGCAGCGGCACCGTGAAGGGCATCATTCCCGACGCCCACAGCGATTTTGTGTTCTCCGTCGCCGGCGAAGAATTCGGCTTCATCGTCTGCCTGGGCATTCTCCTGCTCTTTGCCTTCATCGTCGTTCGCGGCCTGAAGCACAGCCTGCATGCCCAGGATCCGTTCTGCACCTTGGCGACGGCTGGACTGGTCTCGATCTTCGGCTTTCAGTCCTTCATCAATATGGGCGTCAACGTCTCGCTGCTCCCGGCCAAGGGCATGACCCTGCCGCTCGTCTCCTATGGCGGGTCCTCGCTCCTGGCCATGGGCCTCGGCATGGGCTTGATGGTCGCTCTCGCGCGCCGGACACCCATGGGCCACATGCCCAACCAGGGCTCCGTTCCCGTCGGGATGACGGCTCTGGGCCGAACATGA
- the murG gene encoding undecaprenyldiphospho-muramoylpentapeptide beta-N-acetylglucosaminyltransferase, protein MTMAPAAGRPTVVLAAGGTGGHLFPAQALAEVLNQRGYDVHLMTDQRGLDHISNFPAIMVHVIPSATIVTARPLSVPGQLWKLGRGFLKARRTLRAVRPAAVVGFGGYPSLPPLVAALQLRLPVVLHEQNAVMGKANRVVAPYARVVATAFPEVTLVPAKAVSKLVLAGNPVRSAVHTAIAVDYEPPSADRPFRVVVFGGSQGARIFSDVVPQAFAELPTSTRRTLEIVQQAREEDVDRVERIYAAAGIVAEVRPFYRDLADRMAKAQLVIARAGASTVSELGVIGRPAILVPLAQSLEGDQMHNARQFIAAGGGWLVEQSGFTVERMSSLFLTLRYDDEGLVRAAAGAKSFGRPGAARQLADLVESVARGPAGRTAASSTEVANPAITLSVPKEHS, encoded by the coding sequence ATGACCATGGCCCCGGCCGCGGGCCGCCCCACTGTGGTCCTGGCCGCCGGCGGCACCGGTGGCCATCTCTTCCCGGCGCAGGCCCTGGCCGAGGTGCTGAACCAGCGCGGCTATGATGTGCATTTGATGACCGACCAGCGCGGTCTCGATCACATCTCGAACTTCCCGGCGATCATGGTTCATGTCATCCCCTCGGCGACGATCGTGACCGCCAGACCGCTGTCGGTTCCCGGCCAGCTCTGGAAACTGGGACGCGGCTTTCTGAAGGCGCGCCGGACGCTGCGCGCGGTCCGCCCGGCCGCGGTGGTCGGGTTCGGCGGCTATCCCTCCCTGCCGCCTCTCGTTGCTGCCCTGCAGCTTCGACTGCCCGTCGTCCTGCATGAGCAGAATGCCGTCATGGGCAAGGCCAATCGAGTTGTTGCGCCCTATGCCCGGGTCGTCGCAACCGCCTTTCCCGAAGTGACCTTGGTTCCGGCCAAGGCCGTCTCGAAGCTCGTTCTGGCGGGCAATCCGGTGCGCAGCGCCGTCCATACCGCAATCGCGGTGGATTACGAGCCCCCCAGTGCCGATCGGCCCTTCCGCGTCGTCGTCTTCGGAGGCAGTCAGGGCGCCCGGATCTTCTCCGATGTCGTGCCGCAAGCCTTCGCCGAGCTTCCCACATCAACCCGTCGCACCTTGGAAATCGTCCAGCAGGCGCGCGAGGAGGATGTGGATCGCGTCGAGCGAATCTATGCAGCGGCCGGGATCGTCGCCGAGGTCAGGCCCTTTTACCGCGATCTGGCCGACCGCATGGCGAAAGCCCAATTGGTGATCGCCCGGGCAGGGGCCTCGACGGTCTCTGAACTGGGTGTCATCGGCCGCCCGGCGATCCTGGTGCCTCTCGCCCAGTCTCTGGAAGGCGATCAGATGCACAATGCGAGGCAGTTCATCGCCGCTGGCGGAGGCTGGCTGGTGGAACAGTCGGGCTTCACGGTCGAACGGATGTCGAGCCTGTTCCTGACCCTTCGGTATGATGATGAGGGTCTGGTGCGTGCTGCGGCGGGCGCCAAGAGCTTCGGCCGCCCGGGGGCGGCCAGGCAGCTTGCGGATCTGGTGGAAAGCGTGGCACGAGGACCGGCGGGTCGGACGGCCGCTTCCTCAACTGAAGTGGCGAACCCGGCCATCACACTGTCGGTGCCGAAGGAGCATTCATGA
- the murC gene encoding UDP-N-acetylmuramate--L-alanine ligase codes for MKIPRDVGPIHFVGIGGIGMSGIAEVMATLGYTVRGSDLTQNANVDRLRGLGIPVFIGHDAANLGDAQVVVISSAVKSDNPEMMAARERFLPVVRRAEMLAELMRFKTCVAIGGTHGKTTTTSLVAALFDAGKMDPTVINGGIINAYGTNARLGKGDWMVVESDESDGTFVKLPADMVIVTNIDPEHLDYYGSFDALKAAFLAFVQNIPFYGFAVMCIDHPVVQALIGQVTDRRVITYGRSPQADVRLIDNEYVDGQNRFTVRFLDRRTGDRHTIERLALPMPGEHNALNATAAIAVARELGVSDDDIRAGLSSFTGVKRRFTRTGEWKGVTIFDDYGHHPVEIAAVLKAARRVTDKRVIAVMQPHRYSRLQNLFDSFCTCFNDANTIILAPVYSAGEAPIEGANHDALLEGVRARGHRSAMKIDGPAELAPLVHELAKPGDIVVCLGAGTITQWAYALPEELERLG; via the coding sequence ATGAAGATACCCCGCGACGTCGGGCCGATCCATTTCGTTGGGATCGGCGGCATAGGCATGAGCGGCATCGCCGAGGTGATGGCGACGCTCGGCTATACGGTCCGCGGGTCCGACCTCACCCAGAACGCCAATGTCGATCGCCTGCGCGGCTTGGGGATCCCGGTCTTCATCGGCCATGACGCCGCCAATCTGGGCGACGCCCAGGTGGTGGTGATCTCCTCCGCCGTGAAGTCCGACAACCCGGAGATGATGGCGGCCCGCGAGCGGTTTCTGCCCGTCGTCCGCCGTGCGGAAATGCTGGCCGAGCTCATGCGCTTCAAGACCTGCGTGGCGATCGGCGGCACCCACGGAAAGACGACGACCACCTCCCTTGTGGCGGCTCTCTTCGATGCCGGCAAGATGGACCCCACCGTCATCAATGGTGGCATCATCAATGCCTATGGCACCAATGCGCGCCTCGGCAAGGGCGACTGGATGGTCGTCGAGTCGGACGAATCCGACGGCACCTTCGTGAAGCTTCCGGCGGATATGGTGATCGTCACCAACATCGACCCGGAACATCTCGATTATTACGGCAGCTTCGATGCGCTGAAAGCGGCTTTCCTCGCCTTCGTGCAGAACATCCCCTTTTACGGCTTCGCGGTCATGTGCATCGACCACCCCGTGGTTCAGGCGTTGATCGGCCAGGTGACCGACCGCCGCGTCATCACCTATGGCCGCAGCCCGCAGGCGGATGTGCGCCTCATCGACAATGAGTATGTGGACGGGCAGAACCGCTTCACCGTGCGCTTCCTGGATCGCCGCACGGGCGACCGTCACACCATCGAGCGGCTGGCTCTGCCCATGCCGGGGGAACACAACGCGCTGAACGCCACCGCCGCCATCGCCGTCGCCCGCGAGCTCGGCGTCAGCGACGACGACATCCGCGCCGGCCTGTCGAGCTTCACCGGCGTCAAACGGCGCTTCACGCGCACCGGCGAGTGGAAGGGCGTCACCATCTTCGATGACTACGGCCATCATCCCGTGGAGATCGCGGCCGTTCTGAAGGCTGCGCGGCGCGTGACCGACAAGCGGGTCATCGCCGTGATGCAGCCTCATCGCTACAGCCGCCTGCAGAATCTGTTCGACAGCTTCTGCACCTGCTTCAACGATGCGAACACCATCATCCTCGCGCCGGTCTACTCCGCCGGCGAGGCGCCCATTGAGGGGGCCAATCACGACGCCTTGCTGGAGGGGGTGCGCGCCCGGGGTCACCGCAGCGCCATGAAGATCGACGGTCCCGCCGAACTTGCCCCGCTCGTCCACGAGCTTGCCAAGCCCGGTGATATCGTTGTCTGCCTGGGCGCCGGCACCATCACCCAATGGGCCTATGCGCTGCCCGAAGAGCTCGAAAGGCTCGGATGA
- the murB gene encoding UDP-N-acetylmuramate dehydrogenase: protein MIVPLIDGKALLKRLPPVRGRVTPDAPLAELTWFRVGGPAEILFTPADEDDLASFLAATPLDIPVTPIGVGSNLLVRDGGVPGVVIRLGRGFADIEQEGDHRLRAGAAVPDVKVSRVALDYGIAGLTFFRGIPGTIGGALRMNGGAYGRETKDVLVEACAVDRSGRVVRLTLDDMKMTYRHCGAPEDLVFTQALFQGEAGDAAQIAADMAAVTEARERTQPIKSRTGGSTFKNPPGLKAWQLMDQAGMRGFAIGGARVSELHCNFLINEGGATAAEIEALGEEGRRRVREAAGIELDWEIKRIGIPAEPG, encoded by the coding sequence ATGATCGTGCCTTTGATCGACGGAAAAGCCCTGCTGAAGCGTCTGCCGCCCGTCCGCGGCAGGGTGACGCCCGATGCGCCCTTGGCGGAGCTGACATGGTTCCGGGTGGGGGGACCGGCCGAGATCCTGTTCACGCCCGCCGATGAGGATGATCTTGCGTCCTTTTTGGCGGCGACCCCGCTCGACATCCCCGTTACGCCCATCGGGGTCGGCTCGAACCTTCTCGTCCGCGACGGCGGAGTGCCCGGCGTCGTCATTCGTCTCGGCCGGGGTTTCGCCGACATCGAACAGGAAGGCGATCACCGCCTGCGCGCGGGTGCCGCAGTGCCGGATGTCAAAGTGTCTCGGGTCGCCCTCGATTATGGTATCGCGGGATTAACCTTTTTTAGGGGTATCCCAGGCACCATAGGCGGAGCGCTTCGCATGAACGGCGGAGCCTATGGGCGCGAGACCAAGGATGTGCTTGTCGAGGCCTGTGCAGTGGACCGGAGCGGACGCGTGGTGAGGCTCACTCTCGACGATATGAAGATGACCTACCGCCATTGCGGGGCGCCGGAGGATCTTGTCTTTACCCAGGCGTTGTTCCAAGGCGAAGCGGGAGATGCGGCTCAGATCGCAGCCGACATGGCAGCGGTGACCGAAGCACGTGAGCGCACCCAGCCCATCAAGAGCCGCACGGGGGGCTCCACCTTCAAGAACCCGCCGGGCCTCAAGGCTTGGCAGCTCATGGATCAGGCGGGCATGCGCGGCTTTGCCATCGGCGGTGCCCGTGTGTCCGAGCTGCATTGCAATTTCCTGATCAATGAGGGCGGCGCCACCGCGGCTGAGATCGAGGCGTTGGGTGAAGAGGGCCGCCGGCGTGTGCGCGAGGCCGCCGGCATCGAGCTCGACTGGGAGATCAAGCGTATCGGCATCCCCGCGGAGCCGGGTTGA
- a CDS encoding D-alanine--D-alanine ligase — protein sequence MSARKDIHVAVLKGGWSAEREVSLDSGAACGAALERAGYRVTSIDVTRDIVTQLAAVKPDVAFNALHGKWGEDGCVQGVLETLQIPYTHSGVLASSLAMHKERAKVLFAAAGLPLAESIVVPVEEAARDHVMAPPYVIKPEAEGSSVGVHVVLAGANRPPREILEDGALRSRRVMVERYVAGRELTCAVLGERALGVIDIVSKAGVFYDYTAKYAPGGSHHILPAELPAKVYARVQEITLSAYRALGCRGVARADFRYDDTEGGKGELIILEMNTQPGMTATSLVPELAAYDGMSFEELVSWMVEDATCDR from the coding sequence ATGAGCGCGCGCAAAGATATTCATGTCGCGGTGCTCAAGGGCGGCTGGTCGGCCGAGCGCGAGGTGAGCCTCGATTCCGGCGCGGCTTGCGGCGCAGCACTTGAGCGGGCCGGCTACCGGGTGACGTCCATCGACGTCACCCGCGACATCGTGACTCAGCTCGCGGCAGTGAAGCCCGACGTCGCCTTCAACGCCCTGCATGGCAAATGGGGTGAGGACGGCTGCGTTCAGGGTGTGCTGGAGACATTGCAGATCCCCTACACCCATTCGGGTGTGCTGGCCTCCTCGCTCGCCATGCACAAGGAGCGTGCCAAGGTTCTGTTCGCGGCCGCGGGCCTGCCCTTGGCGGAGAGCATCGTGGTGCCGGTCGAAGAGGCCGCCCGCGATCACGTGATGGCCCCGCCCTATGTGATCAAGCCCGAGGCAGAAGGCTCCAGCGTTGGCGTTCATGTCGTCCTCGCTGGTGCCAACCGGCCGCCTCGTGAGATCCTCGAGGACGGTGCCCTTCGATCGCGCCGCGTCATGGTGGAGCGCTATGTGGCGGGTCGTGAACTCACCTGCGCGGTCCTCGGCGAACGGGCTTTGGGCGTCATCGACATCGTTTCGAAGGCCGGTGTCTTCTACGATTACACCGCAAAATACGCCCCCGGCGGCTCGCATCACATTCTTCCGGCGGAGCTGCCGGCAAAGGTCTATGCCCGCGTCCAGGAGATCACTCTTTCCGCTTACCGCGCGCTCGGCTGCCGCGGCGTGGCTCGCGCCGATTTCCGCTACGATGATACCGAGGGCGGCAAGGGTGAGCTCATCATCCTTGAGATGAACACCCAGCCCGGAATGACCGCGACCTCCCTGGTTCCCGAATTGGCGGCATATGACGGCATGAGCTTTGAAGAGCTTGTGTCCTGGATGGTGGAAGACGCCACATGCGACAGGTAA